A region of Ictidomys tridecemlineatus isolate mIctTri1 chromosome 4, mIctTri1.hap1, whole genome shotgun sequence DNA encodes the following proteins:
- the LOC101964962 gene encoding olfactory receptor 4S2 codes for MASWTHPKEKINNVTEFIFWGLSQNPEVEEVCFVLFSFFYAVILLGNLTIMLTVCMGNLLKSPMYFFLNFLSFVDICFLSVIVPKMIVDLLAKNKTISYVGCMLQLFGGHFFGCTEIFILTVMAYDRYVAICKPLHYMTIMDRERCSKMLLGSWVGGFIHSIIQVALVVQLPFCGPNEIDHYFCDVHPVLKLACTDTYIVGVVVTANSGTISLGSFVILLFSYSVILVTLRKQSAEGRCKALSTCGSHIAVVIIFFGPCTFIYMRPDTTFSEDKMVAVFYTIITPMLNPLIYTLRNAEVKNAMKKLWGKKVFWTSGK; via the coding sequence ATGGCCTCATGGACTCATcccaaggaaaaaataaacaatgtaacTGAATTCATCTTCTGGGGCCTTTCCCAGAACCCAGAAGTTGAGGAGGTCTGCTTTGTGCTGTTCTCATTCTTCTATGCAGTCATTCTTCTGGGAAACCTCACCATCATGCTGACAGTTTGCATGGGCAACCTGCTCAAGTCTCCTATGTATTTCTTTCTCAACTTCTTGTCTTTTgtagacatttgttttttgtcaGTCATAGTACCCAAGATGATTGTTGACCTGTTAGCAAAGAACAAAACTATCTCTTATGTGGGGTGCATGCTGCAACTCTTTGGAGGACATTTCTTTGGTTGCACTGAGATCTTCATCCTTACTGTAATGGCCTATGATCgttatgtggccatctgcaaacccCTGCACTATATGACCATCATGGACAGGGAGAGGTGCAGTAAAATGTTGTTGGGGTCGTGGGTAGGTGGGTTCATACATTCCATTATCCAAGTGGCTCTGGTAGTCCAATTACCCTTTTGTGGACCCAATGAGATTGATCACTACTTCTGTGATGTCCACCCTGTGCTGAAACTTGCCTGCACAGACACCTATATTGTTGGTGTTGTTGTGACAGCCAATAGTGGTACCATTAGTCTAGGGAGCTTTGTGATCTTGCTCTTCTCCTACAGTGTCATTCTGGTGACTCTGAGGAAGCAGTCGGCAGAAGGAAGATGCAAAGCTCTGTCCACCTGTGGCTCCCACATCGCAGTGGTCATCATCTTCTTTGGTCCCTGTACTTTTATATACATGAGACCTGACACTACCTTCTCAGAGGATAAGATGGTGGCTGTATTTTACACCATTATCACTCCCATGTTGAATCCTCTGATTTACACACTGAGAAATGCAGAAGTAAAAAATGCTATGAAGAAACTGTGGGGCAAGAAGGTATTTTGGACCAGTGGGAAATAG